The genomic stretch AGGGAGGAAGCAATGAATGACTTTTCAATGGAATTACTTCAGCTGGAATACCCTGAAGGCTGCAACATCATTCTGGGGCAGTCTCATTTCATTAAAACAGTTGAAGATCTGTATGAAGCAATCATCGGAACTGTTCCGGGATCAGAGTTTGGACTTGCCTTTTCCGAAGCCTCAGGTCTAAGACTTGTCAGGAGTGATGGAACAAACCTTGAACTGAAATCCATTGCTGAGAAGAACCTGCTCAAGCTTGGATGCGGACATACATTTATGATCGTGCTGTCGAAGGTTTTCCCGATACAGATTCTCAATCAGATAAAAAACGTTCCGGAGGTCTGCAGAATCTACTGTGCTACCGGAAACCTCGTTCAGGTTATAGTCGCCAGATCAGATCAGGGCGGCGGAGTAATGGGGGTTATCGACGGTGAACCTCCATTTGCAGTTGAAATAGAGGAAGACATAGAAAACCGCCTGCAGCTGCTTCAGAAAATTGGATACAAACGCTGACCCGCTGATGAAATTCGCAGTTCAGCAATAGGAAAGTTGATCTAGTGGAATTTCCACAATTCCACAACCTGCGTTCAAGCGAGAATGGTGCCCTTGATATG from Candidatus Aegiribacteria sp. encodes the following:
- a CDS encoding adenosine-specific kinase; translation: MELLQLEYPEGCNIILGQSHFIKTVEDLYEAIIGTVPGSEFGLAFSEASGLRLVRSDGTNLELKSIAEKNLLKLGCGHTFMIVLSKVFPIQILNQIKNVPEVCRIYCATGNLVQVIVARSDQGGGVMGVIDGEPPFAVEIEEDIENRLQLLQKIGYKR